A genomic stretch from bacterium includes:
- a CDS encoding YIP1 family protein gives MSDSIGKRFLNIVTNPVAAMAEVKENPRWVIAALAVALMLGLFAAATLQITGPEQLDVMRETRFGKMMPEEDLAEMYAKYETPTVSSRVIQGVQSGVGASVMLFVMALIYLLFCKLAGGRGTLLQTAGVVYWSSVVSLGLSSLVKWPLVLAKGSSNGVAIGPAVFVVDRGPTDALYQLLSIFDLFTVWGVLLMVIGLGQVHEFARNKATTVVVTTWLFLSLVLFGIGRLFL, from the coding sequence AGGTCAAGGAGAACCCGCGCTGGGTGATCGCCGCCCTGGCCGTGGCGCTCATGCTGGGCCTGTTCGCGGCCGCCACCCTGCAGATCACGGGGCCGGAGCAGCTGGACGTCATGCGCGAGACCCGCTTCGGGAAGATGATGCCCGAAGAGGACCTGGCCGAGATGTACGCGAAGTACGAGACGCCGACCGTCTCCTCACGGGTGATCCAGGGCGTGCAGAGCGGCGTCGGGGCCTCCGTGATGCTGTTCGTCATGGCCCTGATCTACCTGCTGTTCTGCAAGCTGGCCGGCGGGCGCGGCACCCTGCTGCAGACGGCCGGTGTGGTCTACTGGTCCTCGGTGGTCAGCCTGGGCCTCTCCTCGCTGGTCAAATGGCCCCTGGTGCTGGCCAAGGGCTCCTCCAACGGCGTGGCGATCGGCCCGGCGGTGTTCGTGGTCGACCGCGGCCCCACCGACGCCCTGTACCAGCTCCTGTCGATCTTCGACCTGTTCACCGTCTGGGGCGTGCTGCTGATGGTGATCGGCCTGGGCCAGGTCCACGAATTCGCACGCAACAAGGCGACCACCGTCGTCGTAACCACATGGTTGTTCCTCAGCCTGGTGCTGTTCGGCATCGGCCGGCTCTTCCTCTAG
- a CDS encoding efflux RND transporter periplasmic adaptor subunit: MKKWLIIGAAVIVVALIAVNLLRSSQKALGVEAGKVARKDLVEVVTASGTLTPKRKVDVSASTIGKVTRLAVREGDRVEQGQLLLEIDPTEFRSVVDALQAAVRTARANLDLARAGRDKSQQDLERASSLFGSGLSSQEQIDAAEANARIEEARTASAEATLRQTEANLAKARYDLDKVTITSPMAGVVTRLNVEEGENAIMGTLNNAGTVLLTVADLATMEAEVDVDETEVVRVKLGQPVKVEVDAFPDTSFAGTVTEIGNSPIYTSTGQSQQAVDFKITVTLDDPIVGVRPGLTAKAEITVADAKQVLCVPIGAVTVREWPPLPKVGKGRRPRPTTAAADSVKREEVEGVFVIEGGKAVFKTVEIGVTGEEDFEVLSGLVEDQQIVTGPFRILRDLQHEEAVKVDTKKKGAGADKKQD; this comes from the coding sequence GTGAAGAAGTGGCTCATCATCGGCGCCGCGGTCATCGTGGTCGCGCTGATCGCCGTGAACCTGCTCAGGTCGTCCCAGAAGGCGCTGGGCGTCGAGGCGGGCAAGGTCGCCCGCAAGGATCTCGTGGAGGTCGTCACCGCCTCGGGGACCCTGACCCCCAAGCGCAAGGTCGACGTCAGCGCCTCGACGATCGGCAAGGTGACGCGCCTGGCCGTCCGCGAGGGGGACCGCGTCGAGCAGGGGCAGCTGCTGCTGGAGATCGACCCGACCGAGTTCCGGTCCGTGGTCGACGCCCTGCAGGCCGCCGTGCGCACCGCGCGCGCCAACCTGGACCTGGCCCGCGCCGGCCGCGACAAGTCGCAGCAGGACCTCGAGCGGGCCAGCTCCCTGTTCGGCAGCGGGCTGTCCTCGCAGGAGCAGATCGACGCGGCCGAGGCCAACGCCCGCATCGAGGAGGCCCGCACGGCGTCGGCCGAGGCGACCCTGCGCCAGACCGAGGCCAACCTCGCGAAGGCCCGCTACGACCTCGACAAGGTCACCATCACCTCGCCGATGGCCGGCGTGGTCACGCGCCTGAACGTCGAGGAGGGCGAGAACGCCATCATGGGCACCCTCAACAACGCCGGCACGGTGCTGCTGACGGTGGCCGACCTCGCGACCATGGAGGCCGAGGTCGACGTGGACGAGACCGAGGTCGTGCGCGTGAAGCTCGGCCAGCCGGTCAAGGTGGAGGTGGACGCCTTCCCCGACACCTCCTTCGCCGGCACCGTGACCGAGATCGGCAACAGCCCCATCTACACCAGCACCGGCCAGAGCCAGCAGGCGGTGGACTTCAAGATCACCGTCACGCTCGACGACCCCATCGTGGGCGTGCGCCCCGGCCTGACCGCCAAGGCCGAGATCACCGTGGCCGACGCGAAGCAGGTCCTGTGCGTGCCCATCGGCGCGGTGACCGTGCGCGAGTGGCCGCCCCTGCCCAAGGTCGGCAAGGGCCGGCGCCCCCGCCCGACGACCGCCGCCGCCGACTCGGTCAAGCGCGAGGAGGTCGAGGGCGTCTTCGTGATCGAGGGGGGCAAGGCCGTGTTCAAGACGGTCGAGATCGGCGTCACCGGCGAGGAGGACTTCGAGGTCCTGTCCGGCCTCGTCGAGGACCAGCAGATCGTCACCGGCCCGTTCCGCATCCTGCGCGACCTGCAGCACGAGGAAGCGGTGAAGGTCGACACCAAGAAGAAGGGCGCCGGCGCCGACAAGAAGCAGGACTGA
- a CDS encoding ABC transporter permease, with product MNLWEGVRIALSSLWTYKLRTFLTLLGNIVGTMSVIAVVSLINGVDLYARREVLSEGSNVFTVSRVNFFDILTDMDAFLASLNNPELTLEDRDYLREHMQMASEVGASLERTADLRAGAKESRGIEVRGKTADYSLLEDLPLHSGRHLAERDVFASAQVAVIGWEVAQDLFPGVSDPVGRDFKLSGRHFRVIGVADDRGSMLGNSRNRFLVVPITAWMKSFGGRESIDIKIAAADLPLLADAKEEARHLMRLRHQLRPKEKDDFGIVTMDELLSLWSGISKAIYGALVPLVGISLVVGGIVLMNIMLVAVTERTREVGIRKAVGARRMAILWQFLVESITLSMTGGVLGICIGLGLALLISLLSPLPFAFAGWSIGAGLAVTFVIGLVFGTYPAWKAAGLDPVEALRHE from the coding sequence ATGAACCTGTGGGAAGGGGTCCGCATCGCCCTGTCCAGCCTCTGGACGTACAAGCTGCGGACCTTCCTGACCCTGCTCGGCAACATCGTCGGCACGATGAGCGTCATCGCCGTCGTGTCGCTGATCAACGGCGTGGACCTCTACGCGCGGCGCGAGGTGCTGTCCGAGGGCTCGAACGTGTTCACGGTCTCGCGCGTCAACTTCTTCGACATCCTCACCGACATGGACGCCTTCCTGGCCTCGCTGAACAACCCCGAGCTGACCCTGGAGGACCGCGACTACCTGCGCGAGCACATGCAGATGGCGTCCGAGGTCGGGGCCTCGCTCGAGCGCACGGCCGACCTGCGCGCCGGCGCCAAGGAGTCCCGCGGCATCGAGGTGCGCGGCAAGACGGCCGACTACTCCCTGCTCGAGGACCTGCCCCTGCACAGCGGTCGCCACCTCGCCGAGCGCGACGTGTTCGCCAGCGCGCAGGTCGCGGTGATCGGCTGGGAGGTGGCCCAGGACCTGTTCCCCGGCGTGAGCGACCCCGTCGGGCGCGACTTCAAGCTGTCCGGCCGCCACTTCCGCGTCATCGGCGTCGCCGACGACCGCGGCTCGATGCTGGGCAACAGCCGCAACCGCTTCCTGGTGGTGCCGATCACGGCCTGGATGAAGTCCTTCGGCGGGCGCGAGTCGATCGACATCAAGATCGCGGCCGCGGACCTGCCCCTGCTGGCCGACGCCAAGGAGGAGGCGCGCCACCTGATGCGCCTGCGCCACCAGCTGCGCCCCAAGGAGAAGGACGACTTCGGCATCGTGACCATGGACGAGCTGCTCTCGCTCTGGTCGGGCATCTCCAAGGCCATCTACGGCGCGCTGGTGCCGCTGGTGGGCATCAGCCTGGTGGTGGGCGGCATCGTGCTGATGAACATCATGCTGGTGGCGGTCACCGAGCGGACCCGCGAGGTGGGCATCCGCAAGGCCGTCGGGGCCAGGCGGATGGCGATCCTCTGGCAGTTCCTGGTCGAGTCGATCACCCTGTCGATGACCGGCGGCGTGCTGGGCATCTGCATCGGCCTGGGGCTGGCCCTGCTCATCTCGCTGCTGTCGCCGCTGCCCTTCGCCTTCGCGGGCTGGTCGATCGGCGCGGGGCTGGCCGTGACCTTCGTCATCGGCCTGGTCTTCGGTACCTACCCCGCCTGGAAGGCGGCCGGCCTCGACCCGGTGGAGGCGTTGCGCCATGAATAG